In Cryptomeria japonica chromosome 10, Sugi_1.0, whole genome shotgun sequence, a genomic segment contains:
- the LOC131076869 gene encoding ubiquitin-conjugating enzyme E2 8-like: protein MGHPNSPYSRCVFFFTIHFPVDYPFKPPKVVFHIKIFHPNMNRNGSICLDILKEQWSPALTISKVLLSICSLLTNPNPKDALVPKISHMYKNDKAKYEATARNLTQMYAMT from the coding sequence ATGGGGCATCCAAATAGTCCATATTCAAGGTGTGTGTTCTTTTTCACTATTCATTTCCCTGTAGATTATCCATTCAAGCCCCCAAAGGTTGTATTCCACATAAAAATTTTCCATCCTAATATGAATAGGAATGGTAGTATCTGCCTTGACATTCTCAAGGAACAATGGAGTCCTGCATTGACAATATCCAAGGTTTTACTTTCAATATGTTCTTTATTGACCAACCCAAACCCAAAGGATGCTCTTGTACCTAAGATTTCTCACATGTATAAGAATGATAAGGCAAAGTATGAAGCAACTGCAAGAAACTTGACCCAAATGTATGCAATGACTTAG